GATGATGGCGTCGCAGAACGTGCAGCTGTTCTCTTGGTGCTGGCACTTGTCGTCTGTCGCCTTGTAGCGGATTGTCTTGGAGCATTCGGCATCAGGACAAGGGTATTCTCGGAAACTGCACTCCATGGTTGCGTGTCGCTCCACCACCTCTCTCCTCATTTCCTCCTCACAGCCTCTACCGTGATGAGGGCATTTAACGATCAGGTTATTAAGCTGTGTTCGAATCAGTCGTATAGAGCTGGAACAGTCTGTCCATAGCAGAGGCTCTCTGTCGATGGGACAGGCGCCGCCCGCGGGGCTCGACGCCATGCTTCTGCGTAGGCATCGATAGCAAAAAGTATGGTCGCACGGAGTCGTCACAGGGTCGACGAGAGGGTCATGGCAGATGGGACATAGTAGATTCGGGTCAGGGTCGGTGACGTAGGTGAGCGCATACATGTCGAGGATGGCATTGCTGCCGTAGCGTCTTGGGATATCTAGGGATGATAGGTGCGGCTTGATCTGCGGCCCTGGGTTGGGCGTTCTCGTGGCGTAGTATTGCGAGTGTATGCCGGCGTATTGAGATTGCATGCCAGCGTCGAGCATGGGCGTCTGGCTTGGGGGGTCGGAGGTGACTGAGTACACGTCGGGCGAGTATCGGCCATTGTTCATCAGTCCGTCAATGCCATGCGGCATGTGGTTTCGGCGCGAAATGCGTCGCGCATTCGTCCGGTGGTCTCGAAATTCCTCGTCGCTCGAGTCGGACATGGTCACCGGCGGTGGCCAGCCAAGTTCCGACGACATGTTGTCGAGGTGCGTCTGTGTGCTGGGGAGTGATGGGGGTCCAAATGGAATAtagtcgtcttcatctcgtcgccgccgctgggACGCCGAGGACATGCTGGCAGCCAGGCAAGTGAGGCTAGGCTAGAGCGAGCTGGCTGGggctggctggagctggagctgaatcTCGCGCTGATGCCGGTGCTTGTGCCGGTGCTTGGTTGGATCCGCAGAGCACAGACGGACGGACGGAGAGTCGTGGAGCGGCAAGGCGAGTAGAGAGAAGAATGGAGTTTTGGGTGTCAGGCAACGGGACTGTGCTTGAGGCGCCCAGATAGAAGCCCCTCAGGCATGAGACTCAGTCAAGGCTTCCCTGTAACGAGCATCTGTCAAGGGCGATGCGATGCTCATTCAGTTTAGATGGTGGTTTGATGGAGCCAGATCAGCCGAGGGCGATTTCCGGCCGGTCACGATAAGATTTAAGAGGGTCGGGTACCTACTAGTTGTGCCTAGCGTTTCCGAGGCGGGATTGGAGTTGTTTACACTGTTTACAGCGCTTGATTGTTTTGTTTGGATACATGCACATGTACGTTTGGATTTGGATGCGGTGGCGAGTCGGCGGGGTAAATAATTTACCGCAAGGGGATGCAAGCATTGGCACAGCCCGTTACTCACGTTGTACAACAAGGGGAATGGATTACGTGGTATCGGGTGTGAATTTATTAGTCGTAGTTGTTGTTCAAAGTGTTGAGATTCTATATTAAGGTACATGCACATGTACGAGGTGCCATTGGATGCTGGAAGGGACGCTGGGAATGCGGCATGTGCAGGTACCGGCAAGTTTCAACTGCGTGCAACCATCCACCAATAGATCGTTCACCCAACAACAACACTCTACCACTACAGCACCACTGCCTTAATAATGGTTGCATGGGTATCCCTGATTGCAACGTAGTAGGCAGGTACACAAATACATCCACATACTCGAGCTCTGTTGCAATCTTGGAAGTGCTGCTAcacgtacggagtagttACGGTAGAATCAGGTATCATGAGCGGATTACGAGGTTGATTGTTGGTGGCTTGGATGAATTAAAGTCTGTGTAAATAGAAATAAAAGTGCCTCTAGTAAGATACGAACTGTGCCTATCTCATCGGGTGGCTGAGAGGGAAATGATGACCGATGAAATGAATTGCCCCCCGCTGGCCCTGGCTCAAGCCAGAAAGGACCGTCACAGCCAGAGAAGGGAATCTCTGTTCCATGAGGTGGAATGGGTGATGGTAGTCCAGGAAGTAAAGCCGCCAAAGTTGCaaccaagatggagaggacCATTCAAAGTCTCCCGACGAGGAAGGCGGCAGGTCAGCATAGAATTTTGATCATACCACATGGCGTTTCAGAGGTGCTCTCGAGATGATGTCCAGGATAGTTCCTCCCATGGAAGTTGGTTGtcgcaatcttcttctttcaccaTCGGGgtagatacatgtatcttcCCATCTTCAGGGTTCTCTCAGCAAGCCCGTTGAACAAATGCGTGATTGCGCAGTGACTACTGGGTAGGTATCTACCACCCTCgatataatatagtttttgTCCAATGAGTCCAAAGGATATGAtgtcccatcttcttctaaaGTCACATATCCCAATGGTTTGCCGGCTTGAGAGCCGTCTT
The sequence above is drawn from the Trichoderma breve strain T069 chromosome 5, whole genome shotgun sequence genome and encodes:
- a CDS encoding TRAF-type zinc finger domain-containing protein produces the protein MSSASQRRRRDEDDYIPFGPPSLPSTQTHLDNMSSELGWPPPVTMSDSSDEEFRDHRTNARRISRRNHMPHGIDGLMNNGRYSPDVYSVTSDPPSQTPMLDAGMQSQYAGIHSQYYATRTPNPGPQIKPHLSSLDIPRRYGSNAILDMYALTYVTDPDPNLLCPICHDPLVDPVTTPCDHTFCYRCLRRSMASSPAGGACPIDREPLLWTDCSSSIRLIRTQLNNLIVKCPHHGRGCEEEMRREVVERHATMECSFREYPCPDAECSKTIRYKATDDKCQHQENSCTFCDAIIEDADLDIHLLQCPKSKTRCAGCWMLILREQEDSHKNLDCDAIEVGCRFQAAGCPVRVIRQHQELHALSCPFHPDSPSGAIIRSQRELIETYGSLGSQLRHLRARQEEMNRRLDLVAGPSTRPGDSKFRDSRAMQDLDAGFEEVHHNMSHLEARQSMWMVNQIMPVREEVAELRNTNNVLRMQVNYLLNRAREEGGHARPTSSGTTRPTSMGSDAPPPEPMPPMMRQRRRSSAADVDLPRL